In Oryzias latipes chromosome 6, ASM223467v1, the sequence TCTCATTTCACTTTGCATCCTGCACTTCTCCATTCACTGTCAAGGACGACCTCTCAGGTAATCCCCTCTCCCTTTTTCTTTGATTGACATCAACGAGCAGCACGACAGTGATTTTCTGAAACCTGTTTCCGCAGCAAGAGGACGGTGAGTGAAATGCAGCTGATGCACAACCTGGGGCAGCAGAAGCAGGTGGAGGACCGCCGGGAGTGGCTGCTGATGAGAGTCCGCGGCATTCACAACCCAGCGGGTCGGCGAGGCGGCGGCGGGGACCCTGCGGAGGCCCGGCGGAGGAGGAGGCTGACAGCCGAGGACATCCGGGACGCCCTGGACCTCCTAGAACACCTGCTTGAGCCAAAGCAGGCCTGAATCTGCTCGATTATGACGGCAACATTTCCAACTCTGTTCTcatctaaagaacatttcttttgcaTCTGTTCGCTTACTTGATGTTGAGcgtatttatttagtttaaattaTCAAATTAGTATTTATGAAACAGTGCTTTAATGAAGCAAGCCTTAAAGAGTCAGCACCTTTATTGTAGTAGTGTTGTTGAACAAACACGTCTATAGGACCAACTAACTCGTTTCACAAAGACCTCAGGGCCGACTTTGGAacttgttggtgtttttatatagttttttttttccaacttgattgtaaaaatgttttaatggttcTGTGAGATGGAAGATTGTCAAAGCTTTTCAAcgatattaagaaaataaatattgctttttaATACTTCACTGTTGATGTAAAACGAGAATAAACTCATTCATCTTATAAACCtcctttttcccttttggggtcactgagCCTATCCCGACCTCTAGGATAAACtggttatttgttttaattgggGTGAATCTTGTGTTTGCAGAAGCATAGATCCCTGTTCTCGGTGTGCTGGTGTTTTTATCGCGATATCTTAGACGAGAACTCAGGTGTCCCATACCAAAACAGATCTCCATGGAGCTCGTGGATGAAGTAAAGGAAATTTTCCCTCGAAGACGAccgtctttttcttttcaggtttACTGTTAAGTTAGACGGCTAACCGGATAACTCGCTAACTGAAACCCGCGCTGGAATGTAAAGAAAAGCGGTAAATAAAGCTAACTTAAACTCTTTAGTTTCCAGTTAGCTAAAAACTAACTGTAGCTACCCCGCGGCTGTGTGGAGCCCGTTTTCATAGCGCGAGGaagattttttaatgaactcatAAAAcgtataaaaatgttaaaaatcggAATTTAGAAAGCGTTTTTCAATCATTAcgtatatttacattttctgtttgattcATCTGTGTGATGCGAGCAGCAGGTTTTCGGTAATCAGTGTTGatcttcttttggtttttttattacagttttaaAGAATTGCTGAAAAGCTGCGCGGTTTTATTTGTTACTTCTTAGTTCAGCCTGATGCTATTTAATGTTAGCAGCAGGTTTGCTATAGTGACTCGTATTGTTCTTTTGACTTAGGTTTTCATAGTCACATTTTGGACATGTTTTTGGTAATGACaatttaataatattaaaaataatttgtaattaaattaaGCACCCTGCaggcaaaaaaaggaacatgtcacacatcagtaaaaaaatgtttttgggaaataaacacaactaattagaaagtgtttttttataagaataattctgtcaaatttaaaaggtttattgattttctttgttacatgtgtgtgtttgtcaccAAACCTCATGAACTCTGTTGTTATGCTGATAAACAGAAGAACAAAGCAGTGATTTACAATattaagattttaaattagaatATAATTTTATAATAAGCTCAAGGTCCAAATggtaataacattaaaaaaaagacacacagagGAATTAAATTACAAGTAAAACATAAATCATAAACGTTAAAACGTATCCAATACCATTGCTTTAACTAAAAGTGCTGTTCTTGATGTTGGTGAGGGTTAGAATGATGTCATCCTCTGAAACATAGAGAtgttaaacaaaacaattagTGAGATTTCTTTAACAGCGTGGAGAGTGTTATTTTCGACACCAACGAACTTCATACTCACTGCACCACCGTGGTTTTGTATTTTCATCTTGTTTTAAATTACctatgaaaataaaagacatctcTAGGTTTTAGAAATCTTCTAACTGTATAAAGTTGATCTGCAAATACAGCAATGTGGGAGAATATTTTTAAGTAGTAGATCTGCAGTTTAGTGTTTGTGAAATCTATGATaatgtttcttttcctgtttgctCTGCACATCTTTGTGACTTGTTGCTTTGCTGTGGTTTGTGTGATAACCTAAAGAGTTTAAGGGTGGAGGGAATCATCCTTTATCAGCATCCTCGGCGATGTTCTGCATGTTCCCTTCTCACCAGACTCAGCAGGGAGCTCAAATGTTCTGGAGTCATTTTTCTTCAGTACTTCTCTGGGAGGTTTTGTGTTCGTTTTTGGCCTTACATTGTGCTTGTGAATAATGAGTGGGTGAATAGACATTATGTCCCTTAATTGTGCTTCTCCATAGACGTTTTCCTTTgttccatttctttttgttagAGAAAGTGGTATTTGAAGGAACTTTGATTAAAAATCCGTGTTTTCTAGTTTAATCCTTCATATCACATCAGGGAGTGCTGAGTCAATAAAGAATAAATGTGTAGGACAGAGGGACTGTAGTTCGTGTTAGAGCCTCTGAATGGGATCTTTTATTGACGTTTGTGCAGATAAAACCTTTTCCTGAGGACATGAAGGTTGATTAGATGCTTCAAAGTCTTGGTCAGTAATCTCATCTTCATTGGAATTTTTTCATGGCGGTTCTATGGTTTGAATCCCAACACTTTACCCGACTACAAGAAAACTGCACGGCAATGCTTCGCTGAGACGGAAAGGGGTGCATTCCGAGGAGCACTTGAAGGCAGCATCGCTCTGATTGAATCAGGACATGCAcatttttacccccccccccccccccccccccccccccccccccccagtgactGGCTGAATCGTGGTCGCCTCCGTTGAGCTGCAGCTTTTTGCTGCGTCTGCCTGTGCAGGATGGGCGCGTGAAACGATGCGGATGAAGTTGGAAAGTGATGAGCGGGGATGCTGAAGCGGCCGGGGAGCCCGCTTTGTTTGGAGGAGCGCAGGGCTTGTGTGCCGCCGTCGTCCCCCAGCTGCTTCCCTGTTGCTTTGTCTTCACTTGGTCCTCTGATACCGACCGGTAGGTGCAGGTCCGCTTTCCCAGCTGAGGGTTGGAGCCCCGCTGTTGTGCCTCGCGGTCACACCGGCAGCTCTTTGTCTTGTCTCTGAAACAGATGGGGGGGATTCTGTCCTTGATGGGACCTCTGATACCAAACAGTGACGGCAGAAGACTTCTGTTTAATGCTGTGGGTCGTTTCATTCGTGCTCTTCTAGAGGCAGCGTGGTATTTTCATGCGTGTTGTGTTTGAAGAAATGCAGCTCCTGTTTCTGCCTGACTGTGTTTCACCGCCAGGAGCTCCTAAATAATTGATTGGACGCTCACCCTGCTGCTCTCACCTCATGCTTTTAATAGACTGCCTGGACTCCTGCATCCTCAGCTGACATAAATGTCTTGGTTAAGTCTGGGAAAGAATTGCCTTCATTACACCAAACGTATAGCTTTCTGAAAACACCAGAATCTGCTGGATGGTAAAGAACGAGCAGAGATTGGGTTTCATTTCCCCTCCAGATGCTCCTGTCCTGAGGAAAATGTTGCCCCCCCCCAGTTCCTTTGTTCCCTCCACCCTGCTGCTCGTGCTGCCAGCCCGGCTCCTCTGGAAGACCCTTTCTTACTTATCTTGCCTCTGTTCTGCTAAGTATTCAGTATTGGTGGATGCTGGATCAGGGAATTCTGGAGGTCCACAAAGGGACTTTGCTTGTGTTCATGGAGTGGACGTGTCGGCACCATGCCGGTCAGGTTGCAgaggtgtgtgtttgcgtgcacGCCTCTTCCTCTCCCCTGGATGGCCACCCTTGTCTTCAAGGACGTTGGCAGCTTGTGCAGGAGGGCCGAGGAGCAGACAGAGTTTCTATTGGCCATTCAGAATCCAAATCTTCTTCTGCATCTCTGCAGGGTTTGCTGTCACAGACTGAAGGGCTGCTTGTTGTTGGGCTGAATATGAAGCTTAAAAGtgacacattttaataaaaactgtCAAAGCATTTCAGTCAGATGTCATAAATTCAAGTTGCTATTTTGACTTTTGCCTGATCTTTATTAGCAGTTTGAGGATAAATATTTACCACGTCGTTTATTAAAGATACAACACAGTCTCTCCTCTTCCTGAGGTTTGCTGCTGTCGGTCTCAGGTATGATGATGTGTTCAGGGTCATCATGGCTGTACAGTCAGACCAGAACGTTGTCACAGACACTTGTGGgcagaaatgtgtttgtttttgcttataTTAACCTCATTATGCAAATATCTGCTGACAGGAATATTGTGTCTCTTCTCAATGTGTGTTGGGAATAAGAATATTTGATCCCACAACGGGAAAACTGATTTGTTACCATAGCTTCAAAAAACCcaaatgatgattaaaaaacaacataatgaaacagaaaatagaTAATGCTAAAATACAATGAAGTGAAACATTCCTAAACTTTAAAGCAGCTGAAAGATGAGAATTGGAAAGATGACgactgttcttttttaaaatcatgttcTAATcgcatgttttgtttattttttgttttgtatttctgagtatgtttTGTTGCTTTGGAGCAAAATGTTGTTTACCacaattattgtttattttggaATAAACCTCAGTTTAGTGAACTATAAATAGAAAATCCAGCTGAATAACTTCACTGGACTCAGAGTCAGAGAAGTCGGCTACGATCCGCATTCTGTTCTCACTCTTAAGTTCTGCTAGAACGTTCTAACCCTGGATCCTGATCATGATAGAGACCAAAGACAGATGTTTGATTTGTGTAAacgtgtctttgtgtgtgattgtgtctgtgtttcagtTTGTGTGTTAATAGTGGTTTTGTGTTTCCTCTGAAGGGAGGGGCGTGGTTTGTCAGGGTTGGACTGGGACCAGCAGCCGCTGCAGCGCCCTCTGCAGGTCAGGACCATGAATGTTTACGGGGCTGGGGATGTCGGCGGCACCAGAGACCGGGCGGGTGGGGAGCATTACCGGGAACAGCGGCGGCGCTCCGGCGACCGCTCACGTGACTCCTCCCATGAGAGAGGAGAGGGCGGGCTCACACCCTGCATCAGAAATGTCACCTCCCCAACGCGACAGCACGGTGAGGAAGTCAGAGGAGACACTAAAGTCCTTCTGTGAGACCCGCCTCATGTTCGATCCCGCTCTGCTCACACAGACCGTGAACGCGGCgatggaggctcctcctccaGACCCTCCAGCCCACGTGCCCCCAGGGTTTCTCAGAACTACCACCACATAGGAGGAGGCTATGCGCCCCGGCCCATAGGTTCGCCTGGACTGGACTTCCACTCCCGCCCTGTGGTCCAGGGGCTGTGCGAGCTGGTGTACGTGTATGACGTGAGCAGCAAAGAGCATCGAGGAGCCATCCGGCCAGGAGAACGCGTCACGTTGATCGTGGACAACACCAGATTCGTGGTGGATCCGGCCATCTTCACGGCTCAGCCCAACACCATGCTGGGCAGGTACGGAGTCTGACCGTctgttcaaagaaaagctctTTGAACTTGTTACAAACTTCAATAATCTGTGATTGGAACCTGAAAACAAACGTTTTAACACTGTGTCTTCTAAACCCCTAAAAGTCTATATGGTGCGGAACAATCCAGCGCTCTGGTTTCTGGCTCAATTCGGACACAACCCCACTACTTTTATTAATGCCAAATATGATGTCACGCatttgttgaaataaaaacgtaataaatatatacattttaatttacaaattCACACACtctaattgaatcacttcaattgatAACACCTAATTGAATTAAGTATATTAAACTTACATTTTTATGGCTATCCAAGTCAATGTAATAAGTTGATCTAACTTATtaccaaaataaccatgcgaatcatccacaacactttagacataccggatcggtcgaggcccgggttaacaacgaccgccaccgatgctgttaacctacagggtgtcggtggaaatttgactactgttggtggaagaaagaggggaggcagaagggtccgtggccagagagagaagggaaaaggcaggaacataggtttgagaatagggactcttaacgttggcacaatgacagggaaaggcagagagctggcagacatgatggagagaaggaaggtagatgtactgtgtgtgcaggagacaaggtggaagggcagcaaggcacgtagtattggaggaggatacaaactgttctatcatggtgttgataggaagagaaacggggtaggagtgattctgaagggggagtttgtaaacagtgttctagaggtgaaaagagtctcagacaggatgatgagcctaaagttagaaattgaaggggtgatggtgaatgtagtcagtgggtatgcgccacaggttggctgtgagttagaagtgaaggagagattctggagtgagttggatgaggtcatagagagttttcccagaggagagagagttgttattggagcagactttaatgggcatgttggtgagggcaacagaggtgatgaggaggtgatgggcaggtttggtgtgaaggaaaggaatctggagggacagatggtggtggactttgcgaagaggatggaaatggctgtagtcaacacttacttccagaagagagaggaacatagagtgacatacagaagtggaggtaggagtactcaggtggactacatcctatgtagacgaggtcatttgagagaggttaatgactgcaaagtggtggtaggagagagtgtagccagacagcaccgcatggtggtgtgtaagatgactctggaggtcaggaagaagaagagagggaaaacagaaaagaagaccaagtggtggaagctacagaatgaagaaacttgtgaggaatttaggcagaagttgaggcaggtcctgggtggtcaggatgagcttccagaggactgggaaactacagcagagattatcagggaaacaggtaggaaggtgctaggtgtgtcatctggaaagaggaaagacggtaaagagacttggtggtggaatgaggaagtacaggaatgcgtccagaggaagaggttggctaaaaggaagtgggatgtagaaaggactgaggaaggtagacaggagtacaaggaagcgcagcgtaaagtgaagagagaggtggcaaaggccaaacagaaagcttacgatgagctatatgacaggttagacacaaaggaaggagagaaggacttgtacaggctagccagacagagaga encodes:
- the LOC101162890 gene encoding parathyroid hormone-like, whose translation is MRPKPQFDLYQAVENPSSHQIIKIYLQGMDYRVLLISLCILHFSIHCQGRPLSKRTVSEMQLMHNLGQQKQVEDRREWLLMRVRGIHNPAGRRGGGGDPAEARRRRRLTAEDIRDALDLLEHLLEPKQA